The DNA window ATATGGCTttgaataaaagtatttaaattacctgctttttaaaattcttaatgCAGATACTTTTTCCCCAAACTTGCTCTTTGCTGCATTTTGCTAATGTGCAAATCAGAAGGTAAAAGTAGTGCTGTGAACAACTGCCCTGCTTTTTGTGTACCAAGTCTAGACAAATCTTATTGGCAGTGCAGTCAAGAGCATTGGCTTGCATTTTGTGAAACATCTTTAAAATCTTGGAACACCCAGTGTTGGCATGTAGCAATCATGGGACACATGTAAGAGTCCATCTTACTTACACAAGTACTTTTTTTACATGTCAGGCCTCTTGGAGGAGCCTTTTATAAGGGTGTTGCGCTGAGAAACACTAGGAAGGATGAGATGAGCTGGACGTTGTGGCTACATTTCTAATCATCCTTTGGTCAAAACAAGATATTTACACGTTTATTGCAGCATAAAAATGGGTTCCACAGATCCCTGTAAATAGCCCACAAGTTCCCATGATGTTGAACTGGGCTACCTAAACTTTGCAGCTTTCTTCTTAGATTCACCTAGAAAGGCTTGCTCAGAGCCTGCCTAGGGAACATGTGAGGATGTACGAGCACTCTTGTGGTGCTGTTGTTCTGGTACTACTGAAGTAGCCTCTCTGTGAGCTAAGTGGGCCTTGTGTGTACTTGGCTTTGGATGAGGCTCAGGGGTGTGCTCTCTATTCAGAAGTGGGTTTGAGTTACAGTGTGGTCTGGAGATAAGAGATTTACTTCTGCACGTGTATGCGTGCAGTTGGCCAATAGGCATCCACTTAGACAGGTTTGTTTCACTTCCTTCAGCCTACATTGTTGTTATTTCtgaggttttggtttgttttaatggaaaactATGTAATGAGTTCAATGGACTGAAGCTTGATAGTACCTCCTGATATTCTTAGAGCCCTGATTAGACTTCTGGCTTTTACAAACCTGCTTGACTTGTACAAGCTTGTAATCTTGTTGTGAAATACTTTAGGGGTTATGAAGAACTTGGCAACTTGAATCCAAAAACTCATCAAAAGATCCTTTTACAAATGAGAAGTCACTTCTTGCATATAATAGATGAGTATTGTACAGTTCGTATACTCAGTCATACATGTGCTTGTTAACTCAAATTGTTGAATCTTCAGTGATCTCTTTGTGTAGTGGGTTGATGCTGGCTGAATGCAGGGCACCCACAAAAACTCTCTCTCGCTCCcctccacagctggacagggaagagaaaaacataGTGAAGGcttcatgggttgagataaggaccaggagagatcactcactgaataccatcatgggcaaaacaggctAGAATTAAAggtattaatttaatttatttctaacaaaatcagagcaggatagtgagaagtaaaataagaccTTCAAAACACCTTCTTCACAcctaccccttcttcccagCTCTACATCCTTCCCCAGTGGCATAGAGAAACAGGGAATGGtggttatggtcagttcatcacccaTGGTTTCACCTGCTGCTCAGGAGGAAGAGTCATTCATTCCCCTGCTCCCCCACGGGAGTCCCTCCTGCAAGAGACAGTTCTCCGTGAACTTCTCCATTGTGAGTCCATCTCACAAGCAACAGCTCTCTGCGAACTTGCAGCATGGGTCACTCCTCCATGGGGTGCAATCCTTCAAGCACaagctgctccagtgtgggttcCTCTCTCCTCAGGGTTTACAGCCTCTTTCCAGTAGGTCACAGCCTCATCTTAGGCATCTACCTGCTTTGGCATGCTCCATGAGTCTTCTTCATGGGCTGCAGATGGATCCCCAtggtcctccatgggctgcaggagtacagctgcctcaccatgaTCTGCACCATGGCCTGCAGAagaatctcagctccagtgcctggagcatcttttcccttctctttcttcactgaccttggtgtctgcagagctgttcctctcacGTGTTCTCACTCCAGTCTGCTCTGGCCACAATTACAGCTGcacaataactttttttcctcttcttcctttcctctcttatTACAGAGGCATTACCACTATTTCTAATTTGCCCAGCCTTGACCAGTGGCACATCAGCCTTTGGAGCCACCAGGGActggctctgccagacatgggggaagcttccaGCAGTTTCTCACGAAGCCTGTAGCCCCCCACTACCAAGGCTTGGCTATGCAAACTCAATACAGTTTGCCAAGAGTTGAGGTCTGAGTCatgagttttcttctttttttttttggaaattgaGACTCTACCATTGGGCTTCAGtccaataatttttatttttcccatgaTCCCATTGAAATGTCATCCAAATAGTGGTCCAGTGCCTTTACACTGCATAAGCTAGGACCCTTTACTGACATGTTTTTATTGCCAAAATACCTGTTCACATTTGAGTTACTGGTTCAGAGGCACCAAAAAGGGGAATATGATACACTTAGAAAGAAAAGTAGGTCAAACTCTCtctttttcatgtgtttattttagGTATTGCCCTCTTATATCTGCAACTGTACCGTGTCATGAAAAACCAGAGCCATTTGCAGCGATCTCTTGATTACGTGAAGAGAATCCTTCGCAATCTGAATGGCAGAAGAGTTACTTTCCTCTGTGGTGATGCTGGGCCATTGGCAGTGGGTGCAGTGGTTTAccacaaactgaaaaacagcagtgaaTCTCAAGAATGTGTTGCCAAGTAAGTGGTTGATGGTGGGAAATGTCATGCCTTTCATTTGTAGAGAGCATTGGTTCAGTAACTTTGCAAGTGAAATTTTAGAGGACGGGGTTAAAGAATGGACACTTTATCTCCTGATAAGTTTTTGGTACAAGAATACAAAATAGGCTTTATCTTTATTAAAGCTGGCTTGCACTTTATTCATATTTAGTGGGTTATCTTGACTCCTCTATCGCTGTTAGGACAGGATGTCCTGGGCATATCTGTAGTGCACGCACATTCTGATTTTGTCACATTGAAGTGACATTTAACAAAAGCCACACTCTTGTCATTGGCAATATGTAGTGCTTGTGCAGTTTGTGATGCTTTCTGTAAAGTCTGGGTCTTAGTTGTAGATTCATTACAAAACATGTGTACTGCAGGATCTGGATGAAGGCAGACAGAAACACGGTGTATCGGATTGATACATAACAAAAATTTAACATAACAAAGAGGAAGTATTTGCAGGAGCAGATTTGTAAAGGCAAAGAATTTAATTAGGTCAGAGCATATGAAGGGTGgcctgaaaaaaatccagcccCTTTTCAAAGTAATCTAAATGGAACAAATATCTCAAGAAATCTCATTTAGGTGTAGCTTCATTAGAGAGCTGACTGTGCCTTTGCTGGTACAGAGTTGATTGCTGTCCCAGCAAGATCTGGAAGCCTTGGAACCCTGTGGGGTTTTCATTCAGCACCACAGTCCATCTGCTAGCTGTCCAGCAGCATACCTAAGGCTGGCAGAATTTGCAACGAGGCTTATGTCCTCATCTCCATTCTAGTTTATGTTTGGAAATGTAATTGGTCTCTTTCTATTCTAGAATTCTAGTGTGGTTaacctctgctgctgttactgaatgaatatttcagttttgaagtGAGTCTtaggtttgggggtttttgctTTTACAATTGGCAGTAAACTTCTTGGGCATGTCATTTTGAATGCAGTTTAGAAAGCAGTGTTGCTTGCTGTAAGGCAAAAAGCGTGAGTATAGCAAAATGAGATTAGCAGTAAATCTTTATTGTTGCCTTTCCTTGGAAAGTAATTTCTATGAGAAGCAGtgaaaaggaatttattttgactatttgtttattttataacttttttgTTTACAAATATATACACGACACCACCTGAGTGGTACATTATAGATGTCAAAATATAATCTGCGATTTCACGTTTAACTTTTTACCTTGTCCAGTTGTATGAGTTCAACAATAAAACTTAACAGTGGACAGTTTAGAAGTAAATAAGTTAATTCTAAACCCAAAGCATAGTTCTCAGAAAGAAGATATAAAACTGGCTTTTTTTAGTAGCTTTTTCCCCTAGTATTAAGCAGCGACAGCATAAACACATGATTGAGGTCAGTGATTTTGCTATGGCATGATATTAATGCTAACATTTCTCCTGAGAAATAATAGCTGGGGGAATCTGGGAATTGAATTTGGTCTTAATCCAGATTGTTGTTACCCTTCCCCcaatttaaaatgttatcaTCACCATGGTTTCATCTAAATATCAATTTAATCAAAAAAGATAGGAAGAGACAGGAAGGGAGTGGCTGTAAAACAGACCTCTGATCCACCTCAGTGCTAATACAGACTGGTAGAGTATTAGCAGAGACTCATTCTGGAGAAAATGAGAGTTACCATGGCCAGCGCttcttgtttcttgttttttcacTGCTAAAGGCAAGCAAAACACTTGTGCATTTTAGCAGTGTCCTTTTCAAAACTGAGGTGCTAAATGTTTGAGACAACGTGTTTTCTTAGGAGAGGTAACAATGAATGGTGGTATTGGGGTTTTCCGtatgttgtttggtttggtttttttttttccctcttaaacATGTACAATTAAGTGTTCCTCACTTTGGTGAAATTCCCAGAGGCTCCAGGAGGTTTCTGTCTTTGCTGGAGTAGCTCTCCGGGCTTCTCCATCTCCTGCCCTGCGTCTGTTTCTGTCTGCACAGAATCCTGACAGTTGTGCTGATACTCACCTGGCTCTGGCTCAGAGTTTCCGATCTCGAAGATGGCAGGCGTGCAGAGTTCCTGCCTGTAAACCCAGCAGCCAGCTGGACTGGGAGTGATTGAAGGGGGTTGGTGGGGTTTCACCATTTGTTCTGCTTCTGGTCAATTGATGGCTTGTACAATGCAGTGTGGTCTCTACAGAAGATACTCTCTCCCCACCTTCCTTGTCTGATGTAGGTTGTTGCAACTCCAAAGGACAGTCATCAGCACAGATTCTGAACTTCCAGATGAGCTGCTCTATGGCAGAGCAGGTTACCTGTATGCCTTGCTGTACCTGAACACTGAAATCGGTCCAGACACTGTTCCACAGTCTGTTATCAAAGAGGTAAGacacttttctctctccagcatCACAGTGTCAGTGAGGTTGAACTGGGATCACTCTCATACATATTCCAAGCAATTTAAGAGAGGAATGCTGGAGAGAAGAGGGACTTAGAGCTGGAAACCCAATCTCATCTGTACATGCAGtctcttccccctttccctgctgcccagctggggctggcacaggccAGTGTGGGTGGGTCTGTGTCCAGCCAAGGAAATAAGTTAATATGTAACTAGTTTTGGCCACTTGAGACATTGctacaaaaaaacctcaagacAGAAGTTGTGGAAGTGTTGgtaaaagaaggaaatgcatGACTGTCTTGCAGGTACCAGAACCAGAGAAACCGGGGctagaaaaaattagaaatattgaTAGATTAAATTTCTACTCTTAAAATATAATTGATTTCATCATTAAGGAAAATACCTTTTCTCCCTCAACACTCAAATCCAAATGAATTGAATATTGTTGTCCTAGCACTGTATTGTGGCTTattttttgttgtgggtttAGTCATGCAGAAGCAAAACCCTCTGAATTGAAGTAAGCAACACAGGTAATGAGGGTGTGCTCTTTTTCTTAGGTAATAGATGCTATTATTGAGTCGGGGAAAAACTTCTCAAAGGAGGAGCGGAAAACAGACCGTTGTCCTCTGTTGTACCAGTGGCACAGGAAGCAGTATGTTGGAGCAGCCCATGGAGTGGCTGGGATCTATTACATGCTCATGCAGGTAAGAGCATCTTCTTTTGGCTGGGGTGAAGTAGCAGTAATTTTTGATCAGAGGGATCTTATCTTCAGCTTTCATGCATGTGCAGTGTTGTGCTGGATCAGGGTCTCACAATTTGGAGTTAGACTGCAGCACAGAACTGTGCTGAGGTGTTACCTAAGGGTTTGATAGCAGAAAAAACTGTGACTAGGGTATGATCTCACTAGAATGAATTAACTCTTGAGCTGTGGTTCAGAGTACCAGCTTTTCAGGATCAGGTTTCTTGTCCTCAACAAAGACAGTGAAGTGCTTTCTCTCATCTTCATACTTCTACTGGTGTCTGCAGTTAGAAGAGCTAAAAATTCACTTACTCACTATCCATCACTCTTcaattttttgctatttttaaacgATTGCACTGCTGATGCCTCCTGTCCTCCATgcccttcctttcttctgtaGTGATTTCCCCCCTTACCATTGCCTTGGTGCTTTTGGAAGACTATCCTTAATCACATATTAGTCTTCAGTATGCTTTTATTATttagatgtttttcttcttccttaacTCCCCTATTTCTCACACGAAACTCTGATGCTCTTTAGTGTATTTGTGACCCCTgatttcctctttctgttttccttagtGAGATTCCTCTCTTCTGTAAACCTCCTCTTTCCCATTTATAAATCAATTCCCCCCTGCCCTGAGATTTACAATATGATTATGATTATTTCTGTTCTACAGTCTGGGAAAAGAGCCTTAAGATTCATTATAGAAGATTGCCACAGAGCTGCAAAACATTATTGCACCTGTTTCTGGTTTTtgaaggtgctgctgccagtCTGTACATCTTTGTAAATATCAATTTCCTTGCCAGCTCATGCAGAATGAGTTTTCTTCAGGCAAATGGAAGGACCATACATCCTCACAGTCTGCAACTGTGTACAAATGTTCACTGCAGAAGTGATTGAGCTGGTATTTGGTGCTGCCACtgctcagccattcctcacTTAGAAGAAATGCTGTGTTTCAGATTACCTTACACCACTTCCACCAGCAGTTTTGGTTAAACCAGCTGACTTTGCTATAGAAGTAGCTACTGCTCTGCAATCTGGGGTGTGTCTTAACCTCACTGTACCCATTTTCTGCAGTGACCATCCCACTGGGACCTCAGCCTGCTCTGATTTACCGTGCTCCTATCTTTACCTACTGCTATCTTCAACAAGGTTGTCCACTCTCTTCAGCTTCCTTCAGCTTTCTggcttctatttttctttccctggtaGTGCTAGCTTTTCAGAGAAACATCTAGTCTTCTAAAGAAGGCTCTTAAAAGGGTCCATCCTTCATTTACTATTTAAGGCTGATAGCAGAAATCATTGCACAGTGCTTTTGATTTGAGCAGAAGCTACTCTGTCTACATGTTAAAATCCtagttatttttcctttacatgTAATTGCTGCTTTTAAGAATTACCAGAAAGCCATTGTTTATGCAGCATTAGATTACCATCTTTTCACTGTATGTTAAATATTGTGAGTCATGCAAAGTTGAGTCATCCACTGCAGAAGAAGGTGGCATATCAGAGTCCCATCCTTTCCTCGTCCCTCCCACGCCAAATGGGGtgaattttgctgtattttcttcaaataattcAAGAGATGTTTTATTGAATGGTTATttgataacaaaaaaaaaggtattgaaCATTGTACCTGAGATGTGAAGGTTACTGAGGTTAATTCCTGTACAACACTTATataataaaatcacagaatatgctgagttggaaaggaccatcaagatcatcaagtccaactcctggccctgcacagaacaccCCAAGAATCATACTATGTTCCcagagtgttgtccaaacacttcttaaACTGGAGAAAACATGTATTGCTGGAGTTATTTACAGGCTACTGGAAGAATAAGAGCTTAGCCATGTAAAATAACTCATCTGGGAGGTAGAGGGGGAATTCTGAAGTGCTAGCTAGGAAGTCTCTACTCCTTTCACTAACTGTGAAGCAAAAGTGTCTGTTTGCATAGCATTGCTGTTGGCCAGAAAGTCAGGACACACGCCTGTAGGTTACTCTGTAGCTGTTTGAAGCAAATGCTGGGAACCTCAGCAGCTTGGACAAAAAACTCATTAGTACTCAAATCTTCTTCGAAGCACAAGTTAAAGAGGTTTTTAAAGAGCTCTGCTCTTCTTGGATTTACCTCCTAAGAATttctgagctgggctgggcttgccTTGCACAGCTCAAGACTGAAGGCATTTATTGCTGGTGCCCATCCTCTTTGCCTTCTTCTGCAGGATTGCCTTGTGAAATCCAAGAGCCTCAAAACAAACATTCCTATGAAGCCTCCCTACCACACAGGGAGGGTTCTGAGTGAGGGCTGATTagctttggggtgttttttatGACAGGCTGCTCTGTATTCAGGTGTACTTCTGATGAGCAGCATGAACAGTCTGCTTGAGGGACCTGGTGGATAGAAGTCTGGCAGAGGTCTTCTGACTGAGGGGAAATAGAAGCTTCTCATTTCTTCAGGTTACTCAAAATATAGCTATTGAAAGTTTTCGTTCATTTGGCTGTCAGACTTTGAATTCTAGGAGTGTGCTCACCTGTTGAATACAAatgtgctggagctggtgggaAACAGTGGAATTTTATGACATTGAATCAGTAATAAAGAcaagttgttttaaaaaatgagctCAGTTATTAGGCTGTTATAGGCTCCAGTGCCTGTGGTTGTTCGCACAGCTTGCAGAAATTCCAGAAATCATATAAACTGTGTAAAAATAGAGAGCTCTATTGTTAAAATGGTGGAAAATGGGTTGGTAGTGGACGGAATGCCAACCAAGAACAACTGCAGACACAACAGTTACTTGGCTTCTAAACCTTTAGTTACAAGGAATAGGCAGGATGACGGATGTATTCTCCATTTGACAAGGAtgtaaattaaacaaaaaaattaggaagaaaattccTAAGAGCAGTTGAAGGATGATTTTGTAGTACAAAGATGTTTAGCTATTTGGTGAGGTAgctattttttctaaaattggAAATGCAGATTTATAGCCCATAGCTTTAGGGAGCTTTGTTTATGATGGAAAACGTCAACCTTCATAAATCTCTTGCCAGGTATGCTGCTATATACACTTTCCTTCATTTGTTGGGAAatagttcttttgaaacaaaatgtgTAACCCAATATGTTGGAAGTCTGTATTATGAGCACCATGTGTACAAAACTGTGTTTCTCTTGTAAGTATTCTCCCTATTTTAAGTTACAAAGAGAGCTCTGGGAGTCTTCATACTCTGTTCTCAGTTCTTCTATAATCTTCCTATATTGCTTCCATTAAGAGGGATAACAATTTAGTGCCCCAATTTCTTTGTCTCTGCAATGACTGTAAAAATGCTCTTAGCAAGGGTGTAATAAGCAGGTGTTAATTAAATCTGTAGGATGTGATTCACAGTATTTGGATCAAGGGCATGTATGTAGGATACTTGAAGACAGATTGTAGAATTAAGTGTTGATACACAATTTGTTACTACTTCTGTTGATGTGTTTAGTGATgcttattttaatgttttctgcagCCAATTGCAAATGTGGACCAGGAGACCCTGACAGAGCTGGTGAAGCCAAGCATTGACTACGTGCGTCATAAAAAATTCCGATCTGGGAATTACCCATCATCACTGAGCAATGAGACTGACAGGCTGGTTCACTGGTGCCATGGTGCCCCCGGAGTCATCCACATGCTCATGCAAGCTTATAAGGTGAATCATTCTGTGTTCATAGAtttcacagattcacagaatattctgggtTGGAGGtgacccataaggatcatcaGTCCAGCCCTTAAGTGAGTGGCCCAAGCAGAGATCAAACCCACAGCCTTGGTGTAATTAGCACCAAGCTCTTAGGTATATGTAAATATCTACAcgtacatatgtatatatagctCTATCTTTACAGAGAGACTTCTATGCAGGCCTGTTTGCTTGCAAGACTTTATATAGCATCTTTCTAGATCTAGGCTTTTAAACAAGAACCCCAAGCTAGACACCTAAAAATCTCAGAATACTTACATTGGTatgttttaaagagaaaataagtgGGTAAAATTGCTTCTCAGGGCACTAGCAGTTACTAAGCTTTCTTAGAAAATAGACATATATTTAAACAATTTGGCATCAAAGTCCTGTGTGTGAGAACATTGACCTAAATTCTTTGAATCTTCATCCTAAGAATTTTAACAATTATATTGGTTTTCAAAAGTATAGGTTCATGTGCCTTGACAAAGAATGTCTTCCATAAATTACCGCATTAAGATATAAGTCTTGAGAACTTAACATCAGAGCTAAGATCACAGGCCCCTTCCAGAGCATAAATCAAAATGCTGAGCTACCACAAGCCTGCTGTTTGCCCTTCCCCATTCTTAACTAGGTTTGCTACCTGTCTTTTTGTGTGCTTCTGATTTGCATGACATTTGAAAGTATgccatttaattaaatttatgcAAATCAATTCTTGCTTTTGACAGCCCTCCTTGACAGATTCCCTGGTTGGCATCTGGGTGGGCTGATGAAAAGCAGGCTTGGTTTATGGAATAATTACTCATGCTGCTACGTGCAATGTGAACTTTAAATTTCTTACAGCACTGCTGCATGTAACAGCAGTTgcagttgctttttctttggaCTGTGGTAGGAGATTGACTTAACACTTCTCCACTCTCTCCTTCTTTGTCAATGTGATGCTTTCCCCAacacaaaatgttttgcaaGAGGTGAAAGGGATAGGACCAAGTTCTGATTAGCAGTCTCCTTTTTGGCCTCTTTCTGTGTTTAAGGTGATGAAACATATGTTTTTCTattattctttatatttttctttttgaagcactgaaagaaaaaagctggcATGTGTTTTGCTGGCTATGCTTTCATACCAGGCACAGGACTTGTGATAACAGACAGCAGTGTTTGTCCTGGAAATCAAGTGCTGTCACCAGGCCTTAATTCAAAATGTTACTGCTAAGCAGCTGGCAAAACCTGTTCAGAGACAAGCACTTCCTGTATCAAGCTTGTGAATTTAAGAATCTTGTATGTTAGTTGCTTCTATTATCTTACTAAATAGTTTGGCAGGGGATACCATCTCCAAAGGACTAAGTCTACAGTAGTGCATCAGGTTTGTCTTGTCGGGGTTATTTTGGtagggggttttgttgttggtttggacttttgtttgtttgttgatCTGTAAAGTGACTTAGGCAAAGATGAGCAACAAAGTGGCTTTATAAAGGTGGAATTCTGGTGTTAATCAGATAAATTACTTGCTTTTGTTTGCCTCTTTCTGGATGAGCCCTCTATGTTTAAAGTGCATTTCAGATGCAATAAACTTTGCAAAAGTGTTTCTTTGCTCAAACTGACTACAGCTTCTGATTATATACTATATGAATATACTAATACAAGTAGTCAAAAAGGCATTGTAGGGTTCCAGCTTGTATTTGTGACAGAGAAAAGAGTCCTGTGCTATGCAAAGAGATATTCTTGTGTATTTTTGACATGGAATTGAAGGCAGGAAATGAGTAGTCAGGAAGAACTAGTCATGAAGACCAGCAATTAAGGACCAGATTTGGTCCTGAATTTGTCCTAATCCataattctgttttttgtttcttggagGCAGCAtcacatttctgtattttcaaattctGGTTTGGgaatagaaaatgaagaaaaaaggacCACATACCCTTCAAATAGATTGTAGGTTTTAGAACCAAGGGCCTTGGACTTGAGTTTTTTCTTTGAGGGTCctgattttggaaataaaaacctgaaaagttttttcttttacccTGCACggaaagaagaaacagcttgctaagaaaagaaagagaagtctATGAAGAATAGattattaaaattcaaaataaatttgataTGGAAAAACCCTacacaaacagcaaaacatcttttgttttcattaatacTTCAATTgatatgtgtttattttctatttttattccaCAGACTTTTAAAG is part of the Vidua chalybeata isolate OUT-0048 chromosome 1, bVidCha1 merged haplotype, whole genome shotgun sequence genome and encodes:
- the LANCL2 gene encoding lanC-like protein 2 isoform X2: MEEGLKTADPHDCSAYTGWTGIALLYLQLYRVMKNQSHLQRSLDYVKRILRNLNGRRVTFLCGDAGPLAVGAVVYHKLKNSSESQECVAKLLQLQRTVISTDSELPDELLYGRAGYLYALLYLNTEIGPDTVPQSVIKEVIDAIIESGKNFSKEERKTDRCPLLYQWHRKQYVGAAHGVAGIYYMLMQPIANVDQETLTELVKPSIDYVRHKKFRSGNYPSSLSNETDRLVHWCHGAPGVIHMLMQAYKTFKEDKYLKDAMDCSDVIWQRGLLRKGYGICHGTAGNGYSFLSLYNLTQDRKYLYRACKFAEWCLEYGAHGCRIPDRPYSLFEGMAGAIHFLSDISVPETSQFPAFELRPQRRENKVEQDG
- the LANCL2 gene encoding lanC-like protein 2 isoform X1, with protein sequence MGESMSKRLKLQLGGEAEMEERAFANPYPDYQPQGAVAAPSAADAHRDRALQPPAEEEESLPFGADGKVNARFSKRIQAKIKDLLQQMEEGLKTADPHDCSAYTGWTGIALLYLQLYRVMKNQSHLQRSLDYVKRILRNLNGRRVTFLCGDAGPLAVGAVVYHKLKNSSESQECVAKLLQLQRTVISTDSELPDELLYGRAGYLYALLYLNTEIGPDTVPQSVIKEVIDAIIESGKNFSKEERKTDRCPLLYQWHRKQYVGAAHGVAGIYYMLMQPIANVDQETLTELVKPSIDYVRHKKFRSGNYPSSLSNETDRLVHWCHGAPGVIHMLMQAYKTFKEDKYLKDAMDCSDVIWQRGLLRKGYGICHGTAGNGYSFLSLYNLTQDRKYLYRACKFAEWCLEYGAHGCRIPDRPYSLFEGMAGAIHFLSDISVPETSQFPAFELRPQRRENKVEQDG